A genomic window from Candidatus Kouleothrix ribensis includes:
- a CDS encoding PAS domain S-box protein: MSDYEYLLGAPALTNAIPRTDTLMRTSDSILDRLVGLAAATLHVPVALLSLSFPDHELVLSGVGLPDPWLGAALPLARALGWPACAANEPVIADDVHTHPLLSTHPALRDLGLRTYASIPLRDASGQPIGCLSIGDYLPRAWRPDEIARLHDMGALAADTLELRRWRDHASQLERALRESEERAQVVAETIDDVIVTIDTTGRIIFINSAVERLFGYAPEHVLGQSIEMLMPAALRDAHKRGLRRYIASRRRSMAWHTTDLVGLHCDGHEVILETSFRENIVEGTPFFTGVLHDITERKRSEAALIESQARLQLLNSIAIGMSSSLTVKQVIERAAQRVREYFSDCRVSFVAVDTRGRMTPLYTIDPYLRPQLATRSLNLAQLPGYLSAIRRQEPLIVPDLASDPMFAAMAVQLAGLQIGALVSLPLPLTTAAASGRLSLLVLDRPQAYAWTTHEITTLREVAKYTAVTINDAYSRQERRRAEAALLRSEATTRALLDAIPDLMFRVNRQMIFIDFKASKGTPLFLPPGQFLQRRIDEVMPSNVSQPACRSIERAFQTGETQFFEYQLALQSGLVGEFEARVLPSSENEVLLIVRDITERKHLESQLLQIQKIESVGQLAGGIAHDFNNLLTAIIGYADLAMMTMTPDLPALGDVEEIHRAAERAAGLTRQLLSFARWQVMELRLVRLNDLIFDLYKLLRRLIGEDIELIILPSYNEAWVKVDPGQIEQVLVNLAINARDAMPEGGKLTIEITHCSFDAELARRYVGASAGDYIVLTVSDSGVGMNDHVKAHLFEPFFTTKEKGRGTGLGLATCYGIIKQHSGLIDVASIVGAGTTISIFLPQARIDGAMVRSIIDETRGLPRGSETILLVEDEPAVRVLAARVLRAQGYIVLEAENGDEALSIAQQRGRAIMHLLLTDVVMPRMSGKMLAERMTALLPDLKVLFTSGYANDTIISQGSQPGIAFLQKPFTPATLARKVRDVLDH; the protein is encoded by the coding sequence ATGAGCGATTACGAATATTTGCTTGGCGCCCCGGCGCTGACCAACGCGATCCCGCGCACCGACACGCTTATGCGCACAAGTGACTCGATTCTGGATCGGCTGGTTGGCTTAGCAGCTGCAACATTGCACGTGCCAGTCGCGCTGCTCTCGCTGAGCTTTCCTGATCACGAATTAGTGCTGAGTGGGGTTGGCCTGCCCGACCCATGGCTCGGCGCGGCGCTGCCGCTGGCACGGGCGTTGGGCTGGCCGGCTTGCGCTGCCAACGAGCCAGTCATCGCCGACGATGTGCATACGCATCCGCTGCTCAGCACCCACCCGGCCTTGCGCGACCTGGGCCTACGCACCTACGCCAGCATTCCGCTGCGCGACGCGTCTGGGCAGCCGATCGGCTGCCTCAGCATCGGCGACTACCTGCCGCGGGCATGGCGGCCCGACGAGATCGCGCGCCTGCACGATATGGGCGCATTGGCAGCCGATACGCTCGAGCTGCGGCGCTGGCGCGATCACGCCAGCCAGCTCGAACGCGCGCTGCGCGAGAGCGAAGAGCGCGCGCAGGTGGTGGCCGAGACGATCGACGACGTGATCGTGACGATCGACACAACCGGCCGGATCATCTTCATCAACTCGGCCGTCGAGCGCCTGTTTGGCTACGCGCCCGAGCATGTGTTGGGCCAATCGATCGAGATGCTGATGCCCGCCGCGCTGCGCGACGCCCACAAACGCGGCCTGCGCCGCTATATCGCCAGCCGGCGCCGGTCGATGGCCTGGCACACTACCGACCTGGTCGGGCTGCATTGCGACGGCCACGAAGTGATCCTCGAGACATCGTTCCGCGAGAATATCGTCGAAGGCACGCCGTTCTTCACCGGCGTGCTGCACGATATTACCGAGCGCAAACGCTCGGAGGCCGCGCTGATCGAGAGCCAGGCGCGCCTGCAGCTGCTCAACAGCATCGCGATCGGCATGTCGTCGAGCCTTACGGTGAAGCAGGTGATCGAGCGCGCCGCCCAGCGGGTGCGCGAATACTTCAGCGATTGCCGCGTATCGTTCGTGGCGGTTGATACGCGCGGCCGCATGACGCCGCTGTACACAATCGACCCATACCTGCGCCCACAGCTAGCCACACGCTCGCTGAACCTGGCGCAGCTGCCGGGCTACCTGAGCGCGATCCGGCGCCAGGAGCCGCTGATCGTACCCGATCTGGCCAGCGACCCCATGTTCGCCGCCATGGCGGTGCAGCTGGCCGGGCTACAGATCGGCGCGCTCGTAAGCCTGCCGCTGCCGCTCACCACAGCGGCAGCAAGCGGCCGGCTGAGCCTGCTCGTGCTCGACCGGCCGCAGGCGTATGCCTGGACGACACACGAGATCACCACGCTGCGCGAGGTGGCCAAGTATACTGCCGTGACGATCAACGACGCCTACTCGCGCCAGGAGCGCCGGCGCGCCGAGGCCGCGCTGTTGCGCAGCGAGGCCACCACGCGCGCGCTGCTCGACGCCATCCCCGACCTGATGTTCCGAGTCAACCGCCAGATGATCTTCATCGATTTCAAGGCCTCGAAAGGCACGCCGCTGTTCCTGCCGCCGGGCCAGTTTTTGCAGCGACGCATCGACGAAGTTATGCCCTCGAATGTCAGCCAGCCGGCCTGCCGCTCGATCGAGCGCGCCTTCCAGACGGGCGAGACGCAGTTCTTCGAATATCAGCTGGCGCTCCAATCTGGCCTGGTCGGCGAGTTTGAGGCGCGCGTGCTGCCCAGCAGCGAGAACGAGGTGCTGCTGATCGTGCGCGATATCACCGAGCGCAAGCACCTCGAGTCGCAGCTGCTCCAGATCCAGAAGATCGAGAGCGTCGGCCAGCTCGCAGGCGGGATCGCGCACGATTTCAACAACCTGCTGACCGCGATCATCGGCTATGCCGACCTGGCGATGATGACCATGACGCCCGATCTGCCCGCGCTTGGCGATGTCGAGGAGATCCACCGCGCGGCCGAGCGTGCCGCCGGCCTGACGCGCCAGCTGCTCTCGTTCGCGCGCTGGCAGGTGATGGAGCTGCGCCTGGTTCGGCTCAACGACCTGATCTTCGATCTGTACAAGCTGCTGCGGCGGCTGATCGGCGAAGATATCGAGCTGATCATCCTGCCATCGTACAATGAAGCCTGGGTCAAAGTCGACCCTGGCCAGATCGAGCAGGTGCTGGTGAACCTGGCGATCAATGCGCGCGATGCCATGCCCGAGGGCGGCAAGCTGACGATCGAGATCACGCATTGCTCCTTCGATGCCGAGCTGGCCCGCCGGTATGTGGGCGCTTCCGCCGGCGATTATATCGTGCTAACCGTGAGCGATAGCGGCGTCGGCATGAATGATCATGTCAAGGCACACCTGTTCGAGCCGTTCTTCACAACGAAGGAGAAGGGCCGCGGTACCGGCCTGGGCCTGGCCACCTGCTATGGGATCATCAAGCAGCATAGCGGCCTGATCGATGTCGCCAGCATCGTCGGCGCTGGCACCACGATCTCGATCTTCTTGCCCCAGGCCCGCATCGACGGCGCCATGGTGCGCAGCATCATCGACGAGACGCGCGGCCTGCCGCGTGGCAGCGAGACGATCTTGCTGGTTGAGGATGAGCCGGCCGTGCGCGTGCTGGCGGCGCGCGTGCTGCGCGCGCAGGGCTACATCGTGCTCGAGGCCGAAAATGGCGACGAGGCGCTCTCGATCGCGCAGCAGCGCGGCCGGGCGATAATGCACCTGCTGCTGACCGACGTGGTGATGCCGCGCATGAGCGGCAAGATGCTGGCCGAGCGCATGACCGCGCTGCTGCCCGATCTGAAGGTGCTGTTTACGTCGGGCTATGCCAACGATACGATTATTTCGCAAGGCTCACAGCCCGGCATCGCATTTTTACAGAAACCGTTTACACCAGCCACGCTGGCGCGCAAGGTGCGCGACGTACTCGATCACTAA
- the tsaD gene encoding tRNA (adenosine(37)-N6)-threonylcarbamoyltransferase complex transferase subunit TsaD yields MRELSASFTILAVETSCDETAAAIVRGGQVIVANVVASQIDIHRRYGGVVPEVAARQHILALPAVIEAALAQLPGGWEHVDAVAATYGPGLSGALLTGLNAAKTIAWARELPFVGVNHIEAHIYANWLQAESSQGEGSAGKSSDSPKPPTHNLQSSNEPEFPLVALVVSGGHTLLALIEGHGCYRLLGQTRDDAAGEAFDKAARIMGLGFPGGPAIQQAAAQAPGGVVLPRAWLRDSYDFSFSGLKTAVLHQIQGRQNRESKVATKSLPQRGNAAPTPPAADGRSPAVDRQIAQLAFAFQESVVDVLATKAIDAARAYGATEILLAGGVAANARLRAELARRAPVPVRCPALALCTDNAAMIAAAAFYRFEHGQQSGWDLDVQPNLKLA; encoded by the coding sequence ATGCGCGAGCTTTCAGCAAGCTTCACGATCCTGGCGGTCGAGACATCGTGTGACGAGACGGCTGCAGCGATCGTGCGCGGCGGGCAGGTGATCGTGGCGAATGTGGTGGCCTCGCAGATCGACATCCACCGGCGCTACGGTGGCGTGGTGCCCGAGGTCGCCGCGCGCCAGCATATCCTGGCCCTGCCGGCGGTGATCGAGGCGGCGCTGGCGCAGCTGCCGGGCGGATGGGAGCATGTCGATGCGGTCGCAGCCACGTACGGCCCTGGCCTATCGGGCGCACTGCTGACCGGCCTGAACGCCGCGAAGACGATCGCCTGGGCGCGCGAGCTGCCATTTGTGGGCGTGAACCACATCGAGGCGCATATCTATGCCAACTGGTTACAGGCTGAAAGTTCGCAGGGTGAAGGTTCAGCAGGTAAAAGCAGCGACAGCCCGAAACCGCCAACCCACAACCTTCAATCTTCAAACGAGCCAGAGTTTCCTTTGGTGGCGCTGGTGGTGTCGGGCGGGCATACACTGCTGGCGCTGATCGAGGGCCATGGCTGCTACCGGCTGCTTGGGCAGACGCGCGACGACGCGGCGGGTGAGGCCTTCGACAAGGCCGCGCGGATCATGGGCCTGGGCTTCCCCGGCGGGCCTGCCATCCAGCAGGCCGCCGCGCAGGCCCCCGGCGGGGTGGTGCTGCCGCGCGCCTGGCTGCGCGATAGCTACGATTTCTCGTTCAGCGGGCTGAAGACGGCAGTGCTGCATCAGATCCAGGGCCGCCAAAACCGCGAGTCGAAGGTCGCGACCAAGAGCCTGCCACAGCGCGGCAATGCTGCGCCCACGCCACCTGCCGCCGATGGGCGCTCGCCTGCGGTCGACCGGCAGATCGCCCAGCTGGCCTTCGCCTTTCAGGAGTCGGTGGTGGATGTGCTGGCGACGAAAGCGATCGACGCGGCGCGGGCCTATGGCGCCACCGAAATCCTCCTGGCGGGTGGAGTGGCCGCCAACGCCCGCCTGCGCGCCGAGCTGGCCCGCCGCGCGCCGGTGCCGGTGCGCTGCCCAGCGCTGGCGCTGTGTACCGACAACGCGGCCATGATCGCGGCCGCAGCGTTCTACCGCTTCGAGCACGGCCAACAAAGCGGCTGGGATCTCGACGTGCAGCCGAATCTCAAGCTGGCCTAG
- a CDS encoding aldo/keto reductase codes for MEYRKLGRTGLRVSALCLGTMQFGWTADEGAAFEVMDAFSAAGGNFIDTADVYSNWAPDNPGGVSEAIIGRWLQARGNRREIVLATKARGRMWPGPNGEGLSRTHLMRACDDSLRRLQTDYIDLYQTHWYDADTPIDETLDALSDLVRAGKVRYIGCSNIPAWRLALALGASVHGRHARYDSLQPHYNLAHRDEFERELQDLCTDQGLGVIPYSPLAGGFLTGKYRRGAAVPASTRASGIEKRYLNEHGWAILDALSAVAEQHTAPLAQVALAWLLARPAIVAPIVGANNPDQLAASLGALDVVLTPAQVEQLDAASAWQ; via the coding sequence ATGGAATACCGAAAACTGGGCCGCACCGGCCTGCGCGTCTCGGCGCTGTGCCTTGGCACCATGCAGTTCGGCTGGACGGCCGACGAGGGTGCGGCGTTCGAGGTGATGGACGCGTTTAGCGCGGCGGGCGGCAACTTCATCGACACCGCCGATGTCTATTCGAACTGGGCGCCCGACAATCCTGGCGGCGTGTCGGAAGCGATCATCGGGCGCTGGTTGCAAGCGCGCGGCAACCGCCGCGAGATCGTGCTGGCCACCAAGGCGCGCGGCCGCATGTGGCCGGGGCCGAACGGCGAGGGGCTCAGCCGCACGCACCTCATGCGCGCCTGCGACGATAGCCTGCGCCGGCTGCAGACCGACTACATCGATCTGTATCAGACGCACTGGTACGATGCCGATACGCCGATCGACGAGACGCTTGACGCGCTGAGCGACCTGGTGCGCGCCGGTAAGGTGCGCTACATTGGCTGCTCGAACATTCCAGCCTGGCGGCTGGCGCTTGCGCTTGGCGCCAGCGTACACGGCCGGCACGCGCGCTACGACTCGCTCCAGCCACACTACAATCTGGCCCACCGCGACGAATTCGAGCGCGAGCTTCAAGATCTGTGTACCGACCAGGGCCTGGGCGTGATCCCCTACAGCCCACTGGCCGGTGGGTTCCTCACCGGCAAATACCGGCGTGGCGCGGCCGTGCCGGCCAGCACACGCGCCAGCGGCATCGAAAAACGCTACCTCAACGAGCATGGCTGGGCGATTCTCGACGCGCTGAGCGCGGTGGCCGAGCAGCACACCGCGCCGCTGGCGCAGGTGGCATTGGCCTGGCTGCTGGCCCGCCCGGCGATTGTCGCGCCGATCGTTGGGGCGAATAACCCCGACCAGCTGGCGGCCAGCCTGGGCGCGCTCGATGTCGTGCTGACGCCAGCCCAGGTTGAACAGCTCGACGCCGCCAGCGCGTGGCAGTAG
- a CDS encoding transposase has protein sequence MCLKPQLPRPIPLEVATWGEKHLAADSPYRYVGDTLFEQWRDEDFADLYHPEGKPALSPAFLALVIIFQRYEHLGDRAAVHAACTRLDWKYALHLRIDDDGFDPAVLSEFRTRLLVHQAEARIFDTVLDQLKERGFFKQRGTQRTDSTHVLAVVRSLNRLEMVGKTIPAPFRSPPTLHLARLFPQSGWWRRPPEYSARRQLAAPASVRSARRHRVDVGQQPRSHHVESLRKAVESLRKAVESLRKAVESLRKAVESLRKVVESLRKAVESLRRVVESLRKAVESLRKAVESLRKAVESLRRAWPAPGRLRVWGRGAARSLPMIMRARRARCVARSHQSGDPPSAFVRVRPRPTRVRTGRTNPAILRPRASACVRVPSPIRVRPRSSASHLPSAFVRARPRPISHPRSSAFVRVPFACVAENGGTRATGSRNA, from the coding sequence ATGTGCCTCAAACCCCAATTGCCGCGCCCGATTCCACTTGAGGTAGCTACCTGGGGCGAAAAACATTTGGCCGCGGATAGTCCCTACCGCTACGTCGGCGATACGCTCTTCGAGCAGTGGCGAGATGAAGATTTCGCCGATCTGTACCATCCCGAGGGCAAACCCGCCCTTTCGCCGGCCTTCCTGGCACTGGTCATCATTTTCCAGCGCTACGAACATCTCGGCGATCGGGCTGCCGTGCATGCGGCCTGCACCCGGCTGGACTGGAAATATGCACTGCATCTGCGCATCGATGACGACGGGTTCGATCCTGCCGTGCTCTCGGAGTTTCGCACGCGCCTGCTGGTGCATCAGGCCGAGGCCCGCATCTTCGACACCGTACTTGACCAACTCAAGGAACGCGGCTTCTTCAAGCAGCGTGGAACGCAGCGAACCGACTCAACCCACGTCCTGGCGGTGGTGCGCTCACTCAATCGCCTCGAAATGGTGGGCAAAACCATCCCTGCGCCATTCCGATCGCCGCCGACGCTGCACCTGGCCCGATTGTTCCCGCAATCAGGCTGGTGGCGCAGGCCGCCCGAGTATTCAGCGCGGCGGCAGCTCGCAGCGCCTGCGTCCGTGCGCAGTGCGCGTCGCCATCGCGTAGATGTGGGCCAGCAGCCACGATCACATCACGTCGAATCTCTTCGTAAGGCCGTCGAATCTCTTCGTAAGGCCGTCGAATCTCTTCGTAAGGCTGTCGAATCTCTTCGTAAGGCCGTCGAATCTCTTCGTAAGGTCGTCGAATCTCTTCGTAAGGCCGTCGAATCTCTTCGTAGGGTCGTCGAATCTCTTCGTAAGGCCGTCGAATCTCTTCGTAAGGCGGTCGAATCTCTTCGTAAGGCGGTCGAATCGCTTCGTAGGGCATGGCCCGCGCCCGGCAGGCTGCGCGTTTGGGGGCGCGGCGCGGCCAGATCGCTTCCCATGATCATGCGCGCGCGGCGCGCGCGGTGCGTGGCGCGGTCGCACCAATCCGGCGATCCTCCATCTGCGTTCGTCCGCGTTCGTCCGCGTCCCACTCGCGTGCGTACCGGTCGCACCAATCCGGCGATCCTCCGTCCGCGTGCGTCCGCGTGCGTCCGCGTCCCATCTCCCATCCGCGTTCGTCCGCGCTCGTCCGCGTCCCATCTCCCATCCGCGTTCGTCCGCGCTCGTCCGCGTCCCATCTCACATCCGCGCTCGTCCGCGTTCGTCCGCGTCCCATTCGCGTGCGTAGCTGAAAACGGCGGCACACGCGCTACCGGATCGCGTAACGCATAA
- a CDS encoding AGE family epimerase/isomerase, whose protein sequence is MLQAYAARYRRDLTESVIPFWLKHSLDREHGGYFTCLDRDGSIYDTKKYVWLQGRAVWMFARLYNQFERRPEFLDAARLGIEFLRRHARDPQGRVYFSLTRAGAPFFFQRKPYAAVFYQMGLLEYAKASGDQACLDEAAALFWQIVAWIADPALLDRPAHAGQVPTSSLANQLVLGILAAELAEVFDDERYRQAMRDTIAGALRHYDPQRRIFRETIALDGRDLGDWPEGRLFSPGHSIETAWILLHLLRSFPDAARQQQALDAIEGSLERGWDSQCGGLYYFMDLDGRPTLQLEATMKLWWPHAEAIYALVLAHTLTGDARWLGWLEQVDRYTYAHFVDQQHGEWFGYCDRRGELALTSKGGNYKGFFHVPRALLFSIQAIEAS, encoded by the coding sequence ATGCTGCAAGCCTACGCCGCGCGCTACCGGCGCGACTTGACCGAATCGGTGATTCCGTTCTGGCTGAAGCACTCGCTCGACCGCGAGCATGGCGGCTACTTCACCTGCCTCGACCGCGACGGCAGCATCTACGACACCAAGAAGTATGTCTGGCTGCAGGGTCGCGCGGTCTGGATGTTTGCGCGGCTATACAACCAGTTCGAGCGCCGGCCCGAGTTCCTCGACGCGGCCCGGCTGGGCATCGAGTTCCTGCGCCGGCATGCGCGCGACCCGCAGGGCCGGGTGTACTTCAGCCTGACGCGCGCGGGCGCGCCGTTCTTCTTTCAGCGCAAGCCCTACGCCGCCGTGTTCTACCAGATGGGCCTGCTCGAGTATGCTAAAGCCAGCGGCGACCAGGCCTGCCTGGATGAGGCGGCCGCGCTATTCTGGCAGATCGTCGCATGGATCGCCGACCCGGCGCTGCTCGACCGGCCGGCGCATGCCGGGCAGGTGCCTACCAGCAGCCTGGCCAACCAGCTGGTGCTAGGCATTCTCGCAGCCGAGCTGGCCGAGGTGTTCGACGACGAGCGCTACCGCCAGGCTATGCGCGACACGATCGCCGGGGCGCTGCGCCACTACGATCCGCAGCGGCGCATCTTTCGCGAAACCATCGCGCTCGACGGGCGCGACCTGGGCGACTGGCCCGAGGGCCGGCTGTTCAGCCCCGGCCACTCGATCGAAACCGCCTGGATTCTGCTGCACCTGCTGCGCAGCTTCCCCGATGCGGCCCGCCAGCAGCAGGCGCTCGACGCGATTGAAGGCTCGCTCGAGCGCGGCTGGGACAGCCAGTGTGGTGGGCTGTACTACTTCATGGATCTGGATGGCCGGCCGACGCTGCAGCTCGAGGCGACGATGAAGCTGTGGTGGCCGCATGCCGAGGCGATCTACGCGCTGGTGCTGGCGCATACGCTCACCGGCGATGCGCGCTGGCTCGGCTGGCTCGAGCAGGTCGATCGCTACACCTACGCGCATTTCGTCGACCAGCAGCACGGCGAGTGGTTTGGCTACTGCGACCGGCGCGGCGAGCTGGCGCTCACCAGCAAGGGCGGCAACTACAAGGGCTTCTTCCATGTGCCGCGCGCGCTGCTGTTCAGCATTCAGGCGATCGAGGCCAGTTAG
- a CDS encoding DNA/RNA non-specific endonuclease: MLSEFRQRLHQYAYADPVRLSDLSGRCVASEGRNGCYGEQSFGAQIIAIMRAYNLYPDAFNSLTPGNPQMAAAVWRLMDRHPAQAQTYDPRQDPELSTLIAQEYYGDSAEVVLQILQMVTAWQLDHTNNSTTPWTYAVGVIGTVGITDGPAGFCSPDRGGGGMGTSPIKPLKSTYRYGKLDEYGRATEAEAVLVAPITKGSKSRADVPGLDTNYHDRTHLIPKELGGSGRRENIVPMYWNVNQNVMVEFEQQVAAAVNRGDIVRYKVTPQYRGSEAVPFAITIEAKGSTIDLHLVLAPIGDTMPLGVMRLQKNA; encoded by the coding sequence GTGCTGAGTGAGTTTCGCCAGCGCTTGCACCAGTATGCGTACGCCGACCCGGTGCGGCTGAGCGATCTGAGTGGGCGGTGTGTTGCATCGGAAGGCCGGAATGGATGCTATGGCGAGCAGAGCTTCGGCGCGCAGATTATCGCGATTATGCGCGCGTATAATCTGTACCCTGACGCGTTCAACAGCCTCACGCCTGGCAATCCCCAAATGGCCGCTGCGGTGTGGCGCTTGATGGATCGGCATCCCGCGCAGGCGCAAACCTATGACCCGCGACAAGATCCCGAACTATCGACACTCATCGCACAGGAGTACTACGGCGACTCAGCGGAGGTGGTGCTCCAAATCCTTCAGATGGTCACGGCGTGGCAGCTTGATCATACGAACAATTCGACTACTCCCTGGACGTATGCTGTTGGCGTAATAGGCACGGTAGGAATCACCGATGGGCCAGCCGGATTTTGTAGTCCAGATAGGGGCGGTGGAGGTATGGGTACCAGCCCTATCAAGCCGTTAAAGTCTACATATAGATATGGAAAGCTTGATGAATATGGCCGTGCTACTGAAGCGGAAGCGGTTCTCGTTGCTCCAATAACGAAAGGCTCAAAGTCGAGAGCAGACGTCCCAGGATTAGACACGAACTACCATGATCGAACCCATCTGATACCAAAAGAGTTAGGGGGGTCTGGACGCCGCGAGAACATCGTGCCCATGTACTGGAATGTCAATCAGAATGTGATGGTCGAGTTTGAGCAGCAGGTTGCAGCAGCAGTCAATAGAGGCGATATTGTTCGCTACAAAGTCACCCCACAGTACCGCGGATCTGAGGCTGTACCTTTTGCCATTACTATTGAGGCAAAAGGTAGTACAATAGACTTACACCTAGTTTTGGCTCCAATTGGCGACACGATGCCGCTGGGCGTAATGCGGTTGCAGAAAAATGCATGA
- a CDS encoding YjhG/YagF family D-xylonate dehydratase, translated as MAINLDDLYHDDAAPASSAAGPQGTLPFTEAQLLNAPSGDLFGWSQNVGMGWNPAELNRPQVLLLSTQGGIRAPDGTPVALGYHTGHWEVGLLMQAAAEELRAQGALPFAGYVTDPCDGRTQGTEGMLDSLPYRNDAAIVFRRLIRSLPTRQGVIGVATCDKGLPAMLMALAGTPDLPTILVPGGVTLPPAEGEDAGTIQTIGARFAHGEISLQAAAELGCRACASPGGGCQFLGTAATAQVVAEGLGLALPHSALAPSGQPIWHELARASARALLQLHARGLATRHILTPAALHNAMALHAAFGGSTNLLLHIPAIAHSAGLPRPTIDDWQAINQRVPRLVDVLPNGPGNHPTVRVFLAGGVPEVMLHLRTLGLLREDALSVSGAPLGAVLDWWVRSERRARLRDLLAQRDRIDPDDVIMAPARAQARGLTSTITFPRGNLAPEGAVIKSTAIDPRVVGADGVYRMRGPARVFTRERDAIRAIKSHGPERVQPGDVIVLICGGPLGTGMEEIYQVTSALKHLSWGKQVALITDARFSGVSTGACIGHIGPEALAGGPIGKLRTGDLIEIVIDRVNLVGSIDLVGEGQAIYGAEQGTRVLAARPPRDDLAPHPALPADTRLWAALQRAGGGTWGGCVYDVEAIVAALGL; from the coding sequence ATGGCTATCAACCTCGACGATTTGTACCACGATGACGCCGCGCCGGCGAGTAGCGCGGCAGGCCCGCAGGGCACCCTGCCGTTTACCGAAGCGCAGCTGCTGAACGCGCCCAGCGGCGATCTGTTTGGCTGGAGCCAGAACGTCGGGATGGGCTGGAACCCGGCCGAGCTGAATCGGCCGCAGGTGCTGCTGCTCAGCACGCAGGGCGGCATTCGCGCCCCCGATGGCACGCCGGTGGCGCTGGGCTACCATACCGGACACTGGGAGGTTGGCCTGCTGATGCAGGCCGCCGCCGAAGAGCTGCGCGCCCAGGGTGCGCTGCCGTTCGCCGGCTATGTGACCGACCCGTGCGATGGGCGTACGCAAGGTACCGAGGGCATGCTCGATAGCTTGCCCTATCGCAACGACGCCGCGATCGTCTTTCGCCGGCTCATCCGCTCGCTGCCGACCCGCCAGGGCGTGATTGGCGTGGCGACCTGCGATAAGGGCTTGCCGGCGATGCTGATGGCGCTGGCCGGCACCCCCGACCTGCCGACGATCCTGGTGCCGGGCGGGGTGACCCTGCCGCCGGCCGAGGGCGAAGATGCCGGCACCATTCAGACGATCGGCGCGCGCTTCGCACACGGCGAGATCTCGCTCCAGGCAGCCGCCGAGCTGGGCTGCCGGGCCTGCGCCTCGCCTGGCGGCGGCTGCCAGTTTCTGGGCACGGCGGCGACTGCGCAGGTGGTGGCCGAGGGCCTGGGCCTGGCGCTGCCACATAGCGCATTGGCGCCCTCGGGCCAGCCGATCTGGCACGAACTGGCGCGCGCCTCGGCCCGCGCACTGCTACAGCTGCACGCGCGCGGCCTGGCTACCCGGCATATCCTCACGCCGGCAGCACTCCATAACGCCATGGCGCTGCATGCGGCCTTCGGCGGCTCGACCAACCTGCTGCTGCACATCCCGGCGATTGCCCACAGCGCCGGGCTGCCGCGCCCAACCATCGACGATTGGCAGGCGATCAATCAACGTGTGCCGCGCCTGGTCGATGTGCTGCCTAACGGCCCAGGCAATCACCCGACAGTGCGGGTATTTCTGGCTGGCGGCGTGCCCGAAGTGATGCTGCACCTGCGCACGCTCGGCCTGCTGCGCGAAGACGCGCTGAGCGTGAGCGGCGCACCACTAGGCGCCGTGCTCGACTGGTGGGTGCGCTCGGAGCGGCGTGCGCGCCTGCGCGACCTGCTGGCGCAGCGTGATCGGATCGACCCCGACGACGTGATTATGGCGCCTGCTCGGGCGCAGGCGCGCGGCCTAACCAGCACAATCACATTTCCGCGCGGCAACCTTGCCCCCGAGGGCGCGGTGATCAAAAGCACCGCCATCGACCCGCGCGTGGTCGGCGCCGATGGCGTATACCGCATGCGTGGGCCGGCGCGCGTATTCACCCGCGAGCGCGACGCCATCCGCGCGATCAAGAGCCACGGCCCCGAGCGCGTGCAGCCGGGCGACGTGATCGTGCTGATCTGTGGCGGGCCGCTCGGCACCGGCATGGAAGAGATCTACCAGGTCACTTCGGCGCTCAAACACCTGAGCTGGGGCAAACAGGTGGCGCTCATAACCGACGCGCGCTTCTCGGGCGTGAGTACCGGCGCGTGCATCGGGCATATTGGCCCCGAGGCGCTGGCGGGCGGCCCGATCGGCAAGCTGCGCACGGGCGATCTGATCGAGATCGTGATCGACCGGGTTAACCTGGTTGGCAGCATCGACCTGGTGGGCGAGGGCCAGGCGATCTACGGCGCCGAGCAGGGCACGCGTGTGCTGGCGGCCCGGCCACCGCGCGACGACCTGGCGCCGCACCCGGCGCTGCCGGCCGACACGCGGCTATGGGCGGCGTTGCAGCGCGCCGGCGGCGGCACCTGGGGCGGCTGTGTCTACGATGTTGAGGCGATCGTGGCGGCGCTCGGTTTGTAG